The sequence below is a genomic window from Candidatus Methanoplasma termitum.
GATACCCACTATGTTCTCGGTTCCGTCATGGGCCCCCATCCCTTCCCAATGATGGTCAGGGACTTCCAGAGTGTGATCGGGAAGGAGATACGCAAACAGATTCTCGAGGCAGAAGGGCACCTCCCGGACGCGGTGATAGCATGTGTAGGCGGCGGTTCCAATGCAATAGGTTCATTCTATGATTTCATCGGCGACAGCTCCGTTCGTTTGATCGGATGCGAGGCCGCAGGCAGGGGAGTAGATACAGACAGAACGGCAGCGACAATTGCCACAGGTTCAACCGGGATATTCCACGGCATGAAGTCTCTGTTCTGCCAGGATGAATTCGGACAGATTGCGCCTGTGTATTCCATTTCCGCAGGATTGGATTATCCCGGAATAGGACCGGAGCATGCGCATCTGCACAAAACGGGCCGGGCCGAATATGTACCCGTCACAGATGACGAGGCTGTAGAGGCATTCGAACTTCTCACGCGCACGGAAGGCATAATCCCAGCAATAGAATCGGCGCACGCCGTCTCTTACGCAGTGAAGGTCGCAAAGGACCTTGGCAAAGGCAAGAGCATAGTTATCTGTCTCTCGGGCCGCGGAGATAAGGATGTGGCGGCCATTGCCAGATACAGAGGAGAAGATATCGATGATTAAGATCGCTGAAGCATTCAGGAACAAGAAAGCCTTCATTGCGTACTTAATGGCAGGGGACCCAGACCTTAAGACATCTGCCGAACTCATACTTACCGCACAGGAAGCAGGGGCCGACCTGATAGAGATAGGCATACCATTTTCGGATCCCATTGCCGAGGGCGAGGTCATTCAGGCCGCCAGCGTACGCGCTCTGCAGGCTGGAACGAGGCTGGACGGAGTATTCGACATGGTTGCTTCGATAAAAGATAAAATGTACGTGCCAATGGTGTTCATGACCTACGCCAACCCCGTGTTCGTTTATGGTTATGACAGGTTCTTTGCCAAATGCGCAGAGATAGGGATATGCGGGATAATAATCCCCGACATGCCATTCGAAGAGCAGGCAGAAGCAAAGCGGCCTGCCAGGAAACACGGGATCGAGGTTGTCACATTAGTCGCTCCCACATCAAGCGAGGGTCGCATACGAAACATAGCGGCCGCCGCGGAGGGATTTGTATATGTGGTGTCCTCAATGGGGGTCACCGGTGTACGCAGCGATATAACGACGGATCTTCCCGCCATTGTTTCTAAGATAAAAGAAAATGCAAAGGTCCCTGTTGCGATCGGGTTCGGCATTTCGACACCGGAACAGGCCGAGGAGTTCTCAAGGTTCGCAGACGGAGTGATAGTGGGGAGTGCCATTGTCCGTATCATCGCACAACATGGGACCAAAGCAAAACCGGCACTGTACAAATATGTCTCCGGTATGAAAAGAGCGCTATGAATTTATTCGGTCAAAAAGAAGGATAAAAAAAGCAGTATGTCCACATTGTTCATACTGCGTAGTTGTTTTTATTCCATTGATGCGCTGAATGAGAATTCAGAGATATATTTGCAGTATTCAGCTACTACAATCGTAAATAATTCCAGCACCGCATTCAAGCTGGAACGTTCGCTGCTTTTCAAATTACCTACCATGGACCTTTCAGCATCTATGACCAGCTCGTCCGCCTCCTTGATCGCTTGATGGGCAAGCTCAATATCAAGAT
It includes:
- the trpA gene encoding tryptophan synthase subunit alpha; its protein translation is MIKIAEAFRNKKAFIAYLMAGDPDLKTSAELILTAQEAGADLIEIGIPFSDPIAEGEVIQAASVRALQAGTRLDGVFDMVASIKDKMYVPMVFMTYANPVFVYGYDRFFAKCAEIGICGIIIPDMPFEEQAEAKRPARKHGIEVVTLVAPTSSEGRIRNIAAAAEGFVYVVSSMGVTGVRSDITTDLPAIVSKIKENAKVPVAIGFGISTPEQAEEFSRFADGVIVGSAIVRIIAQHGTKAKPALYKYVSGMKRAL
- the trpB gene encoding tryptophan synthase subunit beta produces the protein MEKGRFGEFGGMYIPETLMGALYELEEAYYRYKNDIEFQTELTDLLKNYAGRPSLLYYAKNLTEYAGGAKIYLKREDLNHTGSHKINNVLGQALLAKRMGKTRLIAETGAGQHGVAAATAAALLGMECEVFMGKEDTERQALNVYRMRMLGARVHSVTSGTMTLKDAVNETMREWSKRVYDTHYVLGSVMGPHPFPMMVRDFQSVIGKEIRKQILEAEGHLPDAVIACVGGGSNAIGSFYDFIGDSSVRLIGCEAAGRGVDTDRTAATIATGSTGIFHGMKSLFCQDEFGQIAPVYSISAGLDYPGIGPEHAHLHKTGRAEYVPVTDDEAVEAFELLTRTEGIIPAIESAHAVSYAVKVAKDLGKGKSIVICLSGRGDKDVAAIARYRGEDIDD